A stretch of the Desulfurellaceae bacterium genome encodes the following:
- a CDS encoding LLM class flavin-dependent oxidoreductase — translation MEFGLFSLFDFFPDRQNEAQYYRDTLDIAIAAEQLGFDSVWFGEEHFYAFGICPSPQLFLTALARETSRIRLGTSISLLPFDNPLRKAEDFAMLDILSDGRLNFGVGRGIIQKHFEGFGVKMRESRARYEESLEIIRRAWTQDPVEYQGEFWQVPSLSLSPKPVQKPHPPIYRGTISPESYESAAIAGDNAFVVPWLTGPHPKVRQRVERYRSLLTEHGHGQKRMTFIFWLLVDPDHNVAVREGREAVRAYTNLFTSFVPPELMNRMKDDDPFKAFLQFIRAMPDQLEERAVVGTPAECRRRLAELNDEFGLDQVAFYFHAGGQDIPRVKRRLELFAKEVMPEFT, via the coding sequence GTGGAGTTTGGTTTATTCTCCCTGTTTGACTTCTTCCCTGATCGCCAGAACGAGGCCCAGTACTACCGCGACACGCTCGACATCGCCATTGCGGCCGAGCAGCTCGGTTTCGACTCGGTGTGGTTTGGCGAGGAGCACTTTTATGCCTTCGGGATCTGTCCCAGCCCCCAGCTGTTTCTGACCGCGCTGGCCCGGGAAACGTCCCGCATCCGTCTGGGCACCTCCATCAGCCTGCTGCCGTTTGACAACCCGCTGCGCAAAGCCGAAGACTTTGCCATGCTCGATATCCTGAGTGACGGGCGGCTGAATTTTGGGGTAGGCCGCGGCATTATTCAGAAGCACTTTGAGGGATTTGGGGTCAAGATGCGGGAGAGCCGGGCGCGCTATGAGGAGTCGCTGGAGATTATCCGGCGGGCCTGGACCCAGGACCCGGTCGAATACCAGGGCGAGTTCTGGCAGGTTCCGTCTCTGTCGCTGAGCCCCAAGCCGGTCCAGAAACCCCACCCGCCGATCTACCGGGGCACGATCAGTCCCGAGTCCTACGAGAGTGCCGCCATTGCCGGCGACAACGCGTTTGTCGTACCGTGGCTGACCGGCCCGCACCCCAAGGTCAGACAGCGCGTTGAGCGCTACCGGAGCCTGCTCACCGAGCACGGCCATGGCCAAAAACGGATGACGTTTATCTTCTGGCTGCTCGTCGATCCCGACCACAACGTGGCCGTTCGTGAGGGCCGTGAGGCGGTTCGCGCCTATACCAATCTGTTCACCTCATTCGTGCCGCCCGAACTGATGAATCGGATGAAAGATGACGACCCGTTCAAAGCCTTTCTGCAATTCATTCGGGCCATGCCCGACCAGCTCGAAGAGCGGGCCGTGGTCGGCACTCCGGCAGAGTGTCGGCGGCGTCTGGCCGAGCTGAACGACGAGTTCGGGCTGGATCAGGTCGCGTTTTATTTTCACGCCGGCGGCCAGGATATCCCGCGTGTCAAGCGGAGATTGGAACTGTTTGCCAAGGAAGTGATGCCGGAGTTCACGTGA
- a CDS encoding glutathione S-transferase family protein: MKLYSIPLSNFASKCRIAAYEKGLDIELTEPPGGMGSDEYKQINPLGKVPALDTGSQIIAESELINEYFEDKFPEKPLLPNDPEARAKVRSFTRLHDLYLDPPLRACFPKLFGQDLEQSFIDEKMVEIQSRLDHLESQLSGEGWAAGADFSLADAALTPTIFFMNTFLPAFGQKPAIEGRPKLAAWWGKIQDRESTKRVLGEQGAALEALQKQQQGG, from the coding sequence ATGAAGCTCTACAGCATACCGCTCAGTAATTTCGCCTCGAAATGCCGTATCGCTGCCTATGAAAAAGGGCTGGATATCGAGCTGACCGAACCGCCCGGCGGGATGGGTTCGGACGAGTACAAGCAGATCAACCCCCTGGGCAAGGTCCCGGCGCTGGATACCGGTAGCCAGATCATTGCCGAATCCGAACTCATCAACGAGTATTTTGAAGACAAGTTCCCGGAAAAGCCCTTGCTGCCGAATGACCCGGAGGCGAGGGCCAAGGTGCGCAGTTTCACCCGCCTGCACGACCTGTACCTCGATCCGCCGCTGCGGGCCTGCTTTCCGAAGCTGTTCGGCCAAGACCTGGAGCAGAGTTTCATTGACGAAAAAATGGTCGAAATTCAGAGCCGTCTCGACCATCTTGAGTCGCAGTTATCGGGCGAGGGCTGGGCGGCCGGTGCTGATTTCAGCTTGGCCGACGCCGCGCTGACACCGACGATCTTCTTCATGAACACCTTTCTGCCCGCCTTCGGCCAAAAGCCGGCGATTGAGGGACGGCCGAAGCTGGCCGCCTGGTGGGGCAAAATTCAAGACCGGGAATCCACCAAACGGGTGCTGGGCGAGCAGGGCGCCGCTCTGGAGGCGCTGCAAAAACAGCAGCAGGGCGGCTGA